AAGACTTCGCAACATAAAAACCATAATCTCAGGCACCCAAATCAGACAATTTTCCATTTTCGAGCGTCAACCTGATATCAGCCAGTTTTTCTGCGTGGCCTGAGTCATGGGTTGTGATTATGATCATGGTGCCTTTCTTTGATTTCAGCTCAAGCAGTATGCTTTCGATGATTTCAATATTGTCCTGATCGACAGATGCTGTGGGCTCATCAAGAAAAAGAACCTCCGGATTTACAGCGAGCGCCCTTGCGATCCCGAGCCTTTTTTTTTCTCCTGTTGAAAGCGAAAGAGCGGCCTGGCCGCGTATTTCACCAAGACCAACAAAATCGAGGGCATTTCTGACCGCAATTTCAGTATTTCTTCTGGAAATCCCCCTGACTTTCAATCCATAGGCGACATT
Above is a genomic segment from Desulforegula conservatrix Mb1Pa containing:
- a CDS encoding ATP-binding cassette domain-containing protein; this translates as MNMGMRLMASSITKSYGTRNIINNCSYSFDGNAVYVIMGNNGAGKSTLLRMCSLLEAPDSGEIIYMQGDSPVPQNIHLKRRITMVLPETGVFNSSVFDNVAYGLKVRGISRRNTEIAVRNALDFVGLGEIRGQAALSLSTGEKKRLGIARALAVNPEVLFLDEPTASVDQDNIEIIESILLELKSKKGTMIIITTHDSGHAEKLADIRLTLENGKLSDLGA